In Paenibacillus hexagrammi, the following are encoded in one genomic region:
- a CDS encoding sulfite exporter TauE/SafE family protein, protein MFIAGLFLGFVGAGGSGFIISILTAIFGFPIHTALGTALAAMLFSSASGTISHYREGNMVWRTGIAIGLFGAAGAWVCTQFAAHIDEHRLQLMTASILYVSAFVLWIRMFLAKRSRELEEVMAVEGVSFWLRAMVIGIICGALSGLFGIGSTPFIQIGLMTLMRMTVSQAAGTTMLVIIPIALSGGVGFYGSGHLDLTVLAEVLIGIMAGSYVGAKFTNRVPSRYLKTAMVVIPVLGATLLLIK, encoded by the coding sequence ATGTTTATTGCAGGTTTGTTTCTTGGTTTCGTTGGTGCAGGGGGCTCGGGATTTATCATTTCGATTTTAACGGCTATTTTTGGATTTCCCATCCATACGGCGCTGGGGACGGCTTTGGCTGCCATGTTGTTTTCCTCCGCATCGGGCACGATCAGTCATTATCGGGAAGGTAATATGGTGTGGCGGACTGGAATTGCTATCGGGCTGTTTGGCGCTGCAGGAGCGTGGGTCTGCACTCAGTTTGCGGCACATATTGATGAACACCGATTGCAGCTGATGACAGCAAGCATCTTGTATGTCTCTGCATTCGTCTTATGGATCCGTATGTTTCTGGCGAAGCGGAGTAGGGAGCTAGAAGAAGTTATGGCGGTAGAAGGAGTGTCATTCTGGCTGCGAGCCATGGTCATTGGCATCATTTGCGGCGCCTTGTCTGGATTGTTCGGAATCGGCTCGACACCGTTCATTCAAATTGGATTGATGACACTTATGCGAATGACGGTTAGCCAAGCAGCGGGAACGACGATGCTCGTGATCATTCCTATCGCACTTTCTGGCGGAGTGGGCTTCTATGGATCAGGTCATTTGGATTTGACCGTTTTAGCGGAAGTCTTGATTGGGATTATGGCGGGCTCGTATGTGGGAGCCAAATTTACGAACCGTGTGCCAAGCCGGTATTTGAAGACAGCGATGGTTGTTATTCCTGTGCTTGGAGCAACGTTATTGCTGATTAAATAA